Proteins co-encoded in one Siniperca chuatsi isolate FFG_IHB_CAS linkage group LG11, ASM2008510v1, whole genome shotgun sequence genomic window:
- the LOC122884209 gene encoding centrosomal protein of 55 kDa-like isoform X8: MCERTEEWIPEGSLKSQRHDTHQPGRVSCNICQQVIEMASPKYKGFLRKKLNSELDMVVSSLRKENAYLKKTLVELSRQHSEHNKLVERFLSLETVRLESCQQMTAKDENIALPPEQLSKKEEKLMDVVSMRRNRSISSYAREIEEIKNKLVSVAARCQYLENNVAGKKDSASDESASTNNEIELKNHLSDALEKNKQWLEYDQQREAYVRGIVARMLWLEKQLNEANKPHSQQHNEDHSDEKERLNQMLEYYERLLQKAKDELEVLREQVNMTQQNLIITRNWCEEKESEVEELKQQLQTEKMSRKSALEDCHCSENEEQWLRDKTKDFQHRLDEEKRRSANFELQRDHQDHSSCEAAHPPSLPSRDSLTSSPHNSLVNESFLECPSCRAEYPASHYRELMNHLEICLD; this comes from the exons ATGTGTGAGAGGACAGAGGAGTGGATACCGGAGGGCAGCCTCAAGAGTCAGAGGCATGACACACACCAGCCCGGGAGAG TCTCTTGTAATATTTGTCAACAGGTGATTGAGATGGCGTCCCCTAAATATAAAGGTTTCCTCAGAAAAAAGCTCAACTCAGAGCTTGATATGGTTGTCAGCAGTCTGAGGAAGGAGAATGCCTATCTGAAGAAGACCCTGGTTGAGTTGTCTCGTCAACATTCAGAACATAATAAGCTAGTAGAG AGATTTCTCTCTCTTGAAACTGTTAGGCTGGAGAGTTGTCAGCAGATGACGGCCAAAGATGAGAACATTGCTTTGCCGCCAGAGCAGCTGagtaagaaagaagaaaagctgATGGACGTAGTGAGTATGAGGAGAAACAGAAGCATATCCAGTTACGCCAGAGAGATTGAAGAAATCAAGAACAAGCTTGTGAGCGTCGCAGCTAGGTGTCAATATCTCGAGAACAACGTTGCAGGGAAGAAG GACTCAGCTTCAGATGAATCGGCCTCGACCAACAACGAAATAGAGCTCAAAAATCACCTCAGTGAT GCCTTGGAGAAGAACAAGCAGTGGCTGGAATATGACCAGCAGAGAGAGGCCTATGTAAGGGGAATTGTGGCCAGAATGTTATGGCTGGAGAAGCAGCTGAACGAAGCCAATAAGCCCCACTCACAGCAGCACAATGAGGACCATTCAGATG AGAAGGAGCGACTAAACCAGATGCTGGAGTACTATGAAAGACTCTTACAGAAAGCTAAAGACGAGCTGGAGGTGCTCAGGGAGCAGGTCAACATGACCCAGCAGAACCTGATAATAACCCGAAATTG GTGCGAGGAAAAGGAGAGTGAGGTGGAGGAGCtcaagcagcagctgcagactgAAAAAATGAGCAGAAAAAGTGCACTGGAAGATTGTCATTGCTCTGAGAATGAAGAGCAATGGCTGAGGGACAAGACCAAAGACTTCCAGCACAGACTGGATGAGGAGAAGCGCAGGTCAGCTAACTTTGAGCTGCAG AGAGACCATCAGGATCACAGTTCATGTGAAGCGGCACACCCACCCTCCCTGCCCTCCAGAGATAGCCTTACATCTTCCCCTCACAACAGCTTGGTGAATGAAAGCTTCCTGGAGTGTCCCAGCTGCCGGGCTGAGTATCCTGCCAGTCACTACCGAGAACTGATGAACCACCTCGAAATCTGTCTAGACTGA
- the LOC122884209 gene encoding centrosomal protein of 55 kDa-like isoform X4 translates to MASPKYKGFLRKKLNSELDMVVSSLRKENAYLKKTLVELSRQHSEHNKLVERFLSLETVRLESCQQMTAKDENIALPPEQLSKKEEKLMDVVSMRRNRSISSYAREIEEIKNKLVSVAARCQYLENNVAGKKDSASDESASTNNEIELKNHLSDALEKNKQWLEYDQQREAYVRGIVARMLWLEKQLNEANKPHSQQHNEDHSDEKERLNQMLEYYERLLQKAKDELEVLREQVNMTQQNLIITRNWCEEKESEVEELKQQLQTEKMSRKSALEDCHCSENEEQWLRDKTKDFQHRLDEEKRRSANFELQANLCQKFMLNRHHADQEKIANLERQIKISSQDLEDERQDCSYLKKQMVRVLKTLQKTKDHVKKQSKRDHQDHSSCEAAHPPSLPSRDSLTSSPHNSLVNESFLECPSCRAEYPASHYRELMNHLEICLD, encoded by the exons ATGGCGTCCCCTAAATATAAAGGTTTCCTCAGAAAAAAGCTCAACTCAGAGCTTGATATGGTTGTCAGCAGTCTGAGGAAGGAGAATGCCTATCTGAAGAAGACCCTGGTTGAGTTGTCTCGTCAACATTCAGAACATAATAAGCTAGTAGAG AGATTTCTCTCTCTTGAAACTGTTAGGCTGGAGAGTTGTCAGCAGATGACGGCCAAAGATGAGAACATTGCTTTGCCGCCAGAGCAGCTGagtaagaaagaagaaaagctgATGGACGTAGTGAGTATGAGGAGAAACAGAAGCATATCCAGTTACGCCAGAGAGATTGAAGAAATCAAGAACAAGCTTGTGAGCGTCGCAGCTAGGTGTCAATATCTCGAGAACAACGTTGCAGGGAAGAAG GACTCAGCTTCAGATGAATCGGCCTCGACCAACAACGAAATAGAGCTCAAAAATCACCTCAGTGAT GCCTTGGAGAAGAACAAGCAGTGGCTGGAATATGACCAGCAGAGAGAGGCCTATGTAAGGGGAATTGTGGCCAGAATGTTATGGCTGGAGAAGCAGCTGAACGAAGCCAATAAGCCCCACTCACAGCAGCACAATGAGGACCATTCAGATG AGAAGGAGCGACTAAACCAGATGCTGGAGTACTATGAAAGACTCTTACAGAAAGCTAAAGACGAGCTGGAGGTGCTCAGGGAGCAGGTCAACATGACCCAGCAGAACCTGATAATAACCCGAAATTG GTGCGAGGAAAAGGAGAGTGAGGTGGAGGAGCtcaagcagcagctgcagactgAAAAAATGAGCAGAAAAAGTGCACTGGAAGATTGTCATTGCTCTGAGAATGAAGAGCAATGGCTGAGGGACAAGACCAAAGACTTCCAGCACAGACTGGATGAGGAGAAGCGCAGGTCAGCTAACTTTGAGCTGCAG GCGAATCTCTGTCAGAAGTTCATGTTAAATCGTCATCATGCAGACCAGGAAAAGATTGCAAATCTGGAGCGACAG ATCAAGATTTCTTCACAAGACCTTGAGGATGAGAGGCAGGATTGTTCATATTTAAAGAAGCAAATGGTCAGAGTTTTGAAGACGCTGCAAAAAACTAAAGACCATGTGAAAAAACAGTCAAAG AGAGACCATCAGGATCACAGTTCATGTGAAGCGGCACACCCACCCTCCCTGCCCTCCAGAGATAGCCTTACATCTTCCCCTCACAACAGCTTGGTGAATGAAAGCTTCCTGGAGTGTCCCAGCTGCCGGGCTGAGTATCCTGCCAGTCACTACCGAGAACTGATGAACCACCTCGAAATCTGTCTAGACTGA
- the LOC122884209 gene encoding centrosomal protein of 55 kDa-like isoform X3 codes for MTHTSPGEVIEMASPKYKGFLRKKLNSELDMVVSSLRKENAYLKKTLVELSRQHSEHNKLVERFLSLETVRLESCQQMTAKDENIALPPEQLSKKEEKLMDVVSMRRNRSISSYAREIEEIKNKLVSVAARCQYLENNVAGKKDSASDESASTNNEIELKNHLSDALEKNKQWLEYDQQREAYVRGIVARMLWLEKQLNEANKPHSQQHNEDHSDEKERLNQMLEYYERLLQKAKDELEVLREQVNMTQQNLIITRNWCEEKESEVEELKQQLQTEKMSRKSALEDCHCSENEEQWLRDKTKDFQHRLDEEKRRSANFELQANLCQKFMLNRHHADQEKIANLERQIKISSQDLEDERQDCSYLKKQMVRVLKTLQKTKDHVKKQSKRDHQDHSSCEAAHPPSLPSRDSLTSSPHNSLVNESFLECPSCRAEYPASHYRELMNHLEICLD; via the exons ATGACACACACCAGCCCGGGAGAG GTGATTGAGATGGCGTCCCCTAAATATAAAGGTTTCCTCAGAAAAAAGCTCAACTCAGAGCTTGATATGGTTGTCAGCAGTCTGAGGAAGGAGAATGCCTATCTGAAGAAGACCCTGGTTGAGTTGTCTCGTCAACATTCAGAACATAATAAGCTAGTAGAG AGATTTCTCTCTCTTGAAACTGTTAGGCTGGAGAGTTGTCAGCAGATGACGGCCAAAGATGAGAACATTGCTTTGCCGCCAGAGCAGCTGagtaagaaagaagaaaagctgATGGACGTAGTGAGTATGAGGAGAAACAGAAGCATATCCAGTTACGCCAGAGAGATTGAAGAAATCAAGAACAAGCTTGTGAGCGTCGCAGCTAGGTGTCAATATCTCGAGAACAACGTTGCAGGGAAGAAG GACTCAGCTTCAGATGAATCGGCCTCGACCAACAACGAAATAGAGCTCAAAAATCACCTCAGTGAT GCCTTGGAGAAGAACAAGCAGTGGCTGGAATATGACCAGCAGAGAGAGGCCTATGTAAGGGGAATTGTGGCCAGAATGTTATGGCTGGAGAAGCAGCTGAACGAAGCCAATAAGCCCCACTCACAGCAGCACAATGAGGACCATTCAGATG AGAAGGAGCGACTAAACCAGATGCTGGAGTACTATGAAAGACTCTTACAGAAAGCTAAAGACGAGCTGGAGGTGCTCAGGGAGCAGGTCAACATGACCCAGCAGAACCTGATAATAACCCGAAATTG GTGCGAGGAAAAGGAGAGTGAGGTGGAGGAGCtcaagcagcagctgcagactgAAAAAATGAGCAGAAAAAGTGCACTGGAAGATTGTCATTGCTCTGAGAATGAAGAGCAATGGCTGAGGGACAAGACCAAAGACTTCCAGCACAGACTGGATGAGGAGAAGCGCAGGTCAGCTAACTTTGAGCTGCAG GCGAATCTCTGTCAGAAGTTCATGTTAAATCGTCATCATGCAGACCAGGAAAAGATTGCAAATCTGGAGCGACAG ATCAAGATTTCTTCACAAGACCTTGAGGATGAGAGGCAGGATTGTTCATATTTAAAGAAGCAAATGGTCAGAGTTTTGAAGACGCTGCAAAAAACTAAAGACCATGTGAAAAAACAGTCAAAG AGAGACCATCAGGATCACAGTTCATGTGAAGCGGCACACCCACCCTCCCTGCCCTCCAGAGATAGCCTTACATCTTCCCCTCACAACAGCTTGGTGAATGAAAGCTTCCTGGAGTGTCCCAGCTGCCGGGCTGAGTATCCTGCCAGTCACTACCGAGAACTGATGAACCACCTCGAAATCTGTCTAGACTGA
- the LOC122884209 gene encoding centrosomal protein of 55 kDa-like isoform X5 has protein sequence MCERTEEWIPEGSLKSQRHDTHQPGRVSCNICQQVIEMASPKYKGFLRKKLNSELDMVVSSLRKENAYLKKTLVELSRQHSEHNKLVERFLSLETVRLESCQQMTAKDENIALPPEQLSKKEEKLMDVDSASDESASTNNEIELKNHLSDALEKNKQWLEYDQQREAYVRGIVARMLWLEKQLNEANKPHSQQHNEDHSDEKERLNQMLEYYERLLQKAKDELEVLREQVNMTQQNLIITRNWCEEKESEVEELKQQLQTEKMSRKSALEDCHCSENEEQWLRDKTKDFQHRLDEEKRRSANFELQANLCQKFMLNRHHADQEKIANLERQIKISSQDLEDERQDCSYLKKQMVRVLKTLQKTKDHVKKQSKRDHQDHSSCEAAHPPSLPSRDSLTSSPHNSLVNESFLECPSCRAEYPASHYRELMNHLEICLD, from the exons ATGTGTGAGAGGACAGAGGAGTGGATACCGGAGGGCAGCCTCAAGAGTCAGAGGCATGACACACACCAGCCCGGGAGAG TCTCTTGTAATATTTGTCAACAGGTGATTGAGATGGCGTCCCCTAAATATAAAGGTTTCCTCAGAAAAAAGCTCAACTCAGAGCTTGATATGGTTGTCAGCAGTCTGAGGAAGGAGAATGCCTATCTGAAGAAGACCCTGGTTGAGTTGTCTCGTCAACATTCAGAACATAATAAGCTAGTAGAG AGATTTCTCTCTCTTGAAACTGTTAGGCTGGAGAGTTGTCAGCAGATGACGGCCAAAGATGAGAACATTGCTTTGCCGCCAGAGCAGCTGagtaagaaagaagaaaagctgATGGACGTA GACTCAGCTTCAGATGAATCGGCCTCGACCAACAACGAAATAGAGCTCAAAAATCACCTCAGTGAT GCCTTGGAGAAGAACAAGCAGTGGCTGGAATATGACCAGCAGAGAGAGGCCTATGTAAGGGGAATTGTGGCCAGAATGTTATGGCTGGAGAAGCAGCTGAACGAAGCCAATAAGCCCCACTCACAGCAGCACAATGAGGACCATTCAGATG AGAAGGAGCGACTAAACCAGATGCTGGAGTACTATGAAAGACTCTTACAGAAAGCTAAAGACGAGCTGGAGGTGCTCAGGGAGCAGGTCAACATGACCCAGCAGAACCTGATAATAACCCGAAATTG GTGCGAGGAAAAGGAGAGTGAGGTGGAGGAGCtcaagcagcagctgcagactgAAAAAATGAGCAGAAAAAGTGCACTGGAAGATTGTCATTGCTCTGAGAATGAAGAGCAATGGCTGAGGGACAAGACCAAAGACTTCCAGCACAGACTGGATGAGGAGAAGCGCAGGTCAGCTAACTTTGAGCTGCAG GCGAATCTCTGTCAGAAGTTCATGTTAAATCGTCATCATGCAGACCAGGAAAAGATTGCAAATCTGGAGCGACAG ATCAAGATTTCTTCACAAGACCTTGAGGATGAGAGGCAGGATTGTTCATATTTAAAGAAGCAAATGGTCAGAGTTTTGAAGACGCTGCAAAAAACTAAAGACCATGTGAAAAAACAGTCAAAG AGAGACCATCAGGATCACAGTTCATGTGAAGCGGCACACCCACCCTCCCTGCCCTCCAGAGATAGCCTTACATCTTCCCCTCACAACAGCTTGGTGAATGAAAGCTTCCTGGAGTGTCCCAGCTGCCGGGCTGAGTATCCTGCCAGTCACTACCGAGAACTGATGAACCACCTCGAAATCTGTCTAGACTGA
- the LOC122884209 gene encoding centrosomal protein of 55 kDa-like isoform X2 produces MCERTEEWIPEGSLKSQRHDTHQPGRVSCNICQQVIEMASPKYKGFLRKKLNSELDMVVSSLRKENAYLKKTLVELSRQHSEHNKLVERFLSLETVRLESCQQMTAKDENIALPPEQLSKKEEKLMDVVSMRRNRSISSYAREIEEIKNKLVSVAARCQYLENNVAGKKDSASDESASTNNEIELKNHLSDALEKNKQWLEYDQQREAYVRGIVARMLWLEKQLNEANKPHSQQHNEDHSDEKERLNQMLEYYERLLQKAKDELEVLREQVNMTQQNLIITRNWCEEKESEVEELKQQLQTEKMSRKSALEDCHCSENEEQWLRDKTKDFQHRLDEEKRRSANFELQIKISSQDLEDERQDCSYLKKQMVRVLKTLQKTKDHVKKQSKRDHQDHSSCEAAHPPSLPSRDSLTSSPHNSLVNESFLECPSCRAEYPASHYRELMNHLEICLD; encoded by the exons ATGTGTGAGAGGACAGAGGAGTGGATACCGGAGGGCAGCCTCAAGAGTCAGAGGCATGACACACACCAGCCCGGGAGAG TCTCTTGTAATATTTGTCAACAGGTGATTGAGATGGCGTCCCCTAAATATAAAGGTTTCCTCAGAAAAAAGCTCAACTCAGAGCTTGATATGGTTGTCAGCAGTCTGAGGAAGGAGAATGCCTATCTGAAGAAGACCCTGGTTGAGTTGTCTCGTCAACATTCAGAACATAATAAGCTAGTAGAG AGATTTCTCTCTCTTGAAACTGTTAGGCTGGAGAGTTGTCAGCAGATGACGGCCAAAGATGAGAACATTGCTTTGCCGCCAGAGCAGCTGagtaagaaagaagaaaagctgATGGACGTAGTGAGTATGAGGAGAAACAGAAGCATATCCAGTTACGCCAGAGAGATTGAAGAAATCAAGAACAAGCTTGTGAGCGTCGCAGCTAGGTGTCAATATCTCGAGAACAACGTTGCAGGGAAGAAG GACTCAGCTTCAGATGAATCGGCCTCGACCAACAACGAAATAGAGCTCAAAAATCACCTCAGTGAT GCCTTGGAGAAGAACAAGCAGTGGCTGGAATATGACCAGCAGAGAGAGGCCTATGTAAGGGGAATTGTGGCCAGAATGTTATGGCTGGAGAAGCAGCTGAACGAAGCCAATAAGCCCCACTCACAGCAGCACAATGAGGACCATTCAGATG AGAAGGAGCGACTAAACCAGATGCTGGAGTACTATGAAAGACTCTTACAGAAAGCTAAAGACGAGCTGGAGGTGCTCAGGGAGCAGGTCAACATGACCCAGCAGAACCTGATAATAACCCGAAATTG GTGCGAGGAAAAGGAGAGTGAGGTGGAGGAGCtcaagcagcagctgcagactgAAAAAATGAGCAGAAAAAGTGCACTGGAAGATTGTCATTGCTCTGAGAATGAAGAGCAATGGCTGAGGGACAAGACCAAAGACTTCCAGCACAGACTGGATGAGGAGAAGCGCAGGTCAGCTAACTTTGAGCTGCAG ATCAAGATTTCTTCACAAGACCTTGAGGATGAGAGGCAGGATTGTTCATATTTAAAGAAGCAAATGGTCAGAGTTTTGAAGACGCTGCAAAAAACTAAAGACCATGTGAAAAAACAGTCAAAG AGAGACCATCAGGATCACAGTTCATGTGAAGCGGCACACCCACCCTCCCTGCCCTCCAGAGATAGCCTTACATCTTCCCCTCACAACAGCTTGGTGAATGAAAGCTTCCTGGAGTGTCCCAGCTGCCGGGCTGAGTATCCTGCCAGTCACTACCGAGAACTGATGAACCACCTCGAAATCTGTCTAGACTGA
- the LOC122884209 gene encoding centrosomal protein of 55 kDa-like isoform X6, with translation MCERTEEWIPEGSLKSQRHDTHQPGRVSCNICQQVIEMASPKYKGFLRKKLNSELDMVVSSLRKENAYLKKTLVELSRQHSEHNKLVERFLSLETVRLESCQQMTAKDENIALPPEQLSKKEEKLMDVVSMRRNRSISSYAREIEEIKNKLVSVAARCQYLENNVAGKKDSASDESASTNNEIELKNHLSDALEKNKQWLEYDQQREAYVRGIVARMLWLEKQLNEANKPHSQQHNEDHSDEKERLNQMLEYYERLLQKAKDELEVLREQVNMTQQNLIITRNWCEEKESEVEELKQQLQTEKMSRKSALEDCHCSENEEQWLRDKTKDFQHRLDEEKRRSANFELQANLCQKFMLNRHHADQEKIANLERQRDHQDHSSCEAAHPPSLPSRDSLTSSPHNSLVNESFLECPSCRAEYPASHYRELMNHLEICLD, from the exons ATGTGTGAGAGGACAGAGGAGTGGATACCGGAGGGCAGCCTCAAGAGTCAGAGGCATGACACACACCAGCCCGGGAGAG TCTCTTGTAATATTTGTCAACAGGTGATTGAGATGGCGTCCCCTAAATATAAAGGTTTCCTCAGAAAAAAGCTCAACTCAGAGCTTGATATGGTTGTCAGCAGTCTGAGGAAGGAGAATGCCTATCTGAAGAAGACCCTGGTTGAGTTGTCTCGTCAACATTCAGAACATAATAAGCTAGTAGAG AGATTTCTCTCTCTTGAAACTGTTAGGCTGGAGAGTTGTCAGCAGATGACGGCCAAAGATGAGAACATTGCTTTGCCGCCAGAGCAGCTGagtaagaaagaagaaaagctgATGGACGTAGTGAGTATGAGGAGAAACAGAAGCATATCCAGTTACGCCAGAGAGATTGAAGAAATCAAGAACAAGCTTGTGAGCGTCGCAGCTAGGTGTCAATATCTCGAGAACAACGTTGCAGGGAAGAAG GACTCAGCTTCAGATGAATCGGCCTCGACCAACAACGAAATAGAGCTCAAAAATCACCTCAGTGAT GCCTTGGAGAAGAACAAGCAGTGGCTGGAATATGACCAGCAGAGAGAGGCCTATGTAAGGGGAATTGTGGCCAGAATGTTATGGCTGGAGAAGCAGCTGAACGAAGCCAATAAGCCCCACTCACAGCAGCACAATGAGGACCATTCAGATG AGAAGGAGCGACTAAACCAGATGCTGGAGTACTATGAAAGACTCTTACAGAAAGCTAAAGACGAGCTGGAGGTGCTCAGGGAGCAGGTCAACATGACCCAGCAGAACCTGATAATAACCCGAAATTG GTGCGAGGAAAAGGAGAGTGAGGTGGAGGAGCtcaagcagcagctgcagactgAAAAAATGAGCAGAAAAAGTGCACTGGAAGATTGTCATTGCTCTGAGAATGAAGAGCAATGGCTGAGGGACAAGACCAAAGACTTCCAGCACAGACTGGATGAGGAGAAGCGCAGGTCAGCTAACTTTGAGCTGCAG GCGAATCTCTGTCAGAAGTTCATGTTAAATCGTCATCATGCAGACCAGGAAAAGATTGCAAATCTGGAGCGACAG AGAGACCATCAGGATCACAGTTCATGTGAAGCGGCACACCCACCCTCCCTGCCCTCCAGAGATAGCCTTACATCTTCCCCTCACAACAGCTTGGTGAATGAAAGCTTCCTGGAGTGTCCCAGCTGCCGGGCTGAGTATCCTGCCAGTCACTACCGAGAACTGATGAACCACCTCGAAATCTGTCTAGACTGA
- the LOC122884209 gene encoding centrosomal protein of 55 kDa-like isoform X7 produces the protein MCERTEEWIPEGSLKSQRHDTHQPGRVSCNICQQVIEMASPKYKGFLRKKLNSELDMVVSSLRKENAYLKKTLVELSRQHSEHNKLVERFLSLETVRLESCQQMTAKDENIALPPEQLSKKEEKLMDVDSASDESASTNNEIELKNHLSDALEKNKQWLEYDQQREAYVRGIVARMLWLEKQLNEANKPHSQQHNEDHSDEKERLNQMLEYYERLLQKAKDELEVLREQVNMTQQNLIITRNWCEEKESEVEELKQQLQTEKMSRKSALEDCHCSENEEQWLRDKTKDFQHRLDEEKRRSANFELQIKISSQDLEDERQDCSYLKKQMVRVLKTLQKTKDHVKKQSKRDHQDHSSCEAAHPPSLPSRDSLTSSPHNSLVNESFLECPSCRAEYPASHYRELMNHLEICLD, from the exons ATGTGTGAGAGGACAGAGGAGTGGATACCGGAGGGCAGCCTCAAGAGTCAGAGGCATGACACACACCAGCCCGGGAGAG TCTCTTGTAATATTTGTCAACAGGTGATTGAGATGGCGTCCCCTAAATATAAAGGTTTCCTCAGAAAAAAGCTCAACTCAGAGCTTGATATGGTTGTCAGCAGTCTGAGGAAGGAGAATGCCTATCTGAAGAAGACCCTGGTTGAGTTGTCTCGTCAACATTCAGAACATAATAAGCTAGTAGAG AGATTTCTCTCTCTTGAAACTGTTAGGCTGGAGAGTTGTCAGCAGATGACGGCCAAAGATGAGAACATTGCTTTGCCGCCAGAGCAGCTGagtaagaaagaagaaaagctgATGGACGTA GACTCAGCTTCAGATGAATCGGCCTCGACCAACAACGAAATAGAGCTCAAAAATCACCTCAGTGAT GCCTTGGAGAAGAACAAGCAGTGGCTGGAATATGACCAGCAGAGAGAGGCCTATGTAAGGGGAATTGTGGCCAGAATGTTATGGCTGGAGAAGCAGCTGAACGAAGCCAATAAGCCCCACTCACAGCAGCACAATGAGGACCATTCAGATG AGAAGGAGCGACTAAACCAGATGCTGGAGTACTATGAAAGACTCTTACAGAAAGCTAAAGACGAGCTGGAGGTGCTCAGGGAGCAGGTCAACATGACCCAGCAGAACCTGATAATAACCCGAAATTG GTGCGAGGAAAAGGAGAGTGAGGTGGAGGAGCtcaagcagcagctgcagactgAAAAAATGAGCAGAAAAAGTGCACTGGAAGATTGTCATTGCTCTGAGAATGAAGAGCAATGGCTGAGGGACAAGACCAAAGACTTCCAGCACAGACTGGATGAGGAGAAGCGCAGGTCAGCTAACTTTGAGCTGCAG ATCAAGATTTCTTCACAAGACCTTGAGGATGAGAGGCAGGATTGTTCATATTTAAAGAAGCAAATGGTCAGAGTTTTGAAGACGCTGCAAAAAACTAAAGACCATGTGAAAAAACAGTCAAAG AGAGACCATCAGGATCACAGTTCATGTGAAGCGGCACACCCACCCTCCCTGCCCTCCAGAGATAGCCTTACATCTTCCCCTCACAACAGCTTGGTGAATGAAAGCTTCCTGGAGTGTCCCAGCTGCCGGGCTGAGTATCCTGCCAGTCACTACCGAGAACTGATGAACCACCTCGAAATCTGTCTAGACTGA
- the LOC122884209 gene encoding centrosomal protein of 55 kDa-like isoform X1 — MCERTEEWIPEGSLKSQRHDTHQPGRVSCNICQQVIEMASPKYKGFLRKKLNSELDMVVSSLRKENAYLKKTLVELSRQHSEHNKLVERFLSLETVRLESCQQMTAKDENIALPPEQLSKKEEKLMDVVSMRRNRSISSYAREIEEIKNKLVSVAARCQYLENNVAGKKDSASDESASTNNEIELKNHLSDALEKNKQWLEYDQQREAYVRGIVARMLWLEKQLNEANKPHSQQHNEDHSDEKERLNQMLEYYERLLQKAKDELEVLREQVNMTQQNLIITRNWCEEKESEVEELKQQLQTEKMSRKSALEDCHCSENEEQWLRDKTKDFQHRLDEEKRRSANFELQANLCQKFMLNRHHADQEKIANLERQIKISSQDLEDERQDCSYLKKQMVRVLKTLQKTKDHVKKQSKRDHQDHSSCEAAHPPSLPSRDSLTSSPHNSLVNESFLECPSCRAEYPASHYRELMNHLEICLD, encoded by the exons ATGTGTGAGAGGACAGAGGAGTGGATACCGGAGGGCAGCCTCAAGAGTCAGAGGCATGACACACACCAGCCCGGGAGAG TCTCTTGTAATATTTGTCAACAGGTGATTGAGATGGCGTCCCCTAAATATAAAGGTTTCCTCAGAAAAAAGCTCAACTCAGAGCTTGATATGGTTGTCAGCAGTCTGAGGAAGGAGAATGCCTATCTGAAGAAGACCCTGGTTGAGTTGTCTCGTCAACATTCAGAACATAATAAGCTAGTAGAG AGATTTCTCTCTCTTGAAACTGTTAGGCTGGAGAGTTGTCAGCAGATGACGGCCAAAGATGAGAACATTGCTTTGCCGCCAGAGCAGCTGagtaagaaagaagaaaagctgATGGACGTAGTGAGTATGAGGAGAAACAGAAGCATATCCAGTTACGCCAGAGAGATTGAAGAAATCAAGAACAAGCTTGTGAGCGTCGCAGCTAGGTGTCAATATCTCGAGAACAACGTTGCAGGGAAGAAG GACTCAGCTTCAGATGAATCGGCCTCGACCAACAACGAAATAGAGCTCAAAAATCACCTCAGTGAT GCCTTGGAGAAGAACAAGCAGTGGCTGGAATATGACCAGCAGAGAGAGGCCTATGTAAGGGGAATTGTGGCCAGAATGTTATGGCTGGAGAAGCAGCTGAACGAAGCCAATAAGCCCCACTCACAGCAGCACAATGAGGACCATTCAGATG AGAAGGAGCGACTAAACCAGATGCTGGAGTACTATGAAAGACTCTTACAGAAAGCTAAAGACGAGCTGGAGGTGCTCAGGGAGCAGGTCAACATGACCCAGCAGAACCTGATAATAACCCGAAATTG GTGCGAGGAAAAGGAGAGTGAGGTGGAGGAGCtcaagcagcagctgcagactgAAAAAATGAGCAGAAAAAGTGCACTGGAAGATTGTCATTGCTCTGAGAATGAAGAGCAATGGCTGAGGGACAAGACCAAAGACTTCCAGCACAGACTGGATGAGGAGAAGCGCAGGTCAGCTAACTTTGAGCTGCAG GCGAATCTCTGTCAGAAGTTCATGTTAAATCGTCATCATGCAGACCAGGAAAAGATTGCAAATCTGGAGCGACAG ATCAAGATTTCTTCACAAGACCTTGAGGATGAGAGGCAGGATTGTTCATATTTAAAGAAGCAAATGGTCAGAGTTTTGAAGACGCTGCAAAAAACTAAAGACCATGTGAAAAAACAGTCAAAG AGAGACCATCAGGATCACAGTTCATGTGAAGCGGCACACCCACCCTCCCTGCCCTCCAGAGATAGCCTTACATCTTCCCCTCACAACAGCTTGGTGAATGAAAGCTTCCTGGAGTGTCCCAGCTGCCGGGCTGAGTATCCTGCCAGTCACTACCGAGAACTGATGAACCACCTCGAAATCTGTCTAGACTGA